In Deltaproteobacteria bacterium, the following are encoded in one genomic region:
- a CDS encoding cupin domain-containing protein: MRTPPAVLVLASSLSLLAGCAAPQIGVMHFAEGQVQHAIHAGDIAWKPCPPGLPEGCGMAVLEGDPRGEGLFTARFRGDGSNTAVVPAHWHPKDERVTILEGKAYVAFGEGATREDATEFGPGDYYVNKRHAIHTVWIDGDCVLQITGLGPWKAVPISQQAPPTP; the protein is encoded by the coding sequence ATGCGAACCCCCCCTGCGGTCCTCGTCCTCGCGTCCTCTCTCTCCCTCCTCGCCGGCTGCGCCGCGCCGCAGATCGGGGTGATGCACTTCGCCGAAGGTCAGGTGCAGCACGCCATCCACGCCGGGGACATCGCCTGGAAGCCCTGCCCTCCGGGCCTGCCCGAGGGCTGCGGCATGGCCGTCCTCGAGGGCGACCCCCGGGGCGAGGGCCTCTTCACCGCCCGCTTCCGTGGTGACGGCAGCAACACCGCCGTCGTCCCCGCCCACTGGCACCCCAAGGACGAGCGGGTGACCATCCTCGAGGGCAAGGCCTACGTCGCCTTCGGCGAGGGCGCCACCCGCGAGGACGCCACCGAGTTCGGCCCCGGCGACTACTACGTGAACAAGCGCCACGCCATCCACACCGTCTGGATCGACGGCGACTGCGTCCTGCAGATCACCGGCCTCGGCCCCTGGAAGGCCGTGCCCATCAGCCAGCAGGCGCCTCCGACTCCCTAG
- a CDS encoding carboxypeptidase-like regulatory domain-containing protein: MIRVLTSAVLLLLLAVSATGCCICPMQVRTSMGLHGSVLDARSGEPIEGVVVEETAWSGGRALRSDAEGRFDTPPTYERQWVHVLIAEHFPPMKTLRFHHPAYALRSVVCSHHPRDWPPGAPPPDRDRMDFGRVALAPLEESLEGAAPLPGHCFDEPEPEEPVRPLSAEPLLQPGPPAPGPVERWTRDVESFESP; encoded by the coding sequence GTGATCCGGGTCTTGACCAGCGCGGTGCTGCTCCTTCTCCTCGCGGTCTCGGCGACGGGCTGCTGCATCTGCCCCATGCAGGTGCGGACCTCGATGGGACTGCATGGCTCCGTGCTGGACGCCCGCTCGGGGGAGCCGATCGAGGGGGTCGTGGTGGAGGAGACCGCCTGGTCCGGGGGCCGGGCGCTGCGCAGCGACGCCGAGGGGCGCTTCGACACGCCGCCGACCTACGAGCGCCAGTGGGTGCACGTGCTCATCGCCGAGCACTTCCCGCCGATGAAGACCCTGCGCTTCCACCACCCGGCGTACGCGCTGCGCTCGGTGGTCTGCTCCCACCATCCCCGCGACTGGCCCCCTGGCGCGCCTCCTCCCGACCGGGACAGGATGGACTTCGGCCGGGTCGCCCTGGCGCCGCTCGAGGAGAGCCTCGAGGGGGCCGCGCCCCTGCCGGGCCACTGCTTCGACGAGCCCGAGCCGGAGGAGCCGGTGCGGCCTTTGAGCGCCGAGCCCCTGCTCCAGCCCGGTCCACCCGCCCCCGGGCCGGTCGAGCGGTGGACCCGGGACGTGGAGAGCTTCGAGTCCCCCTAG
- a CDS encoding AAA family ATPase, producing MRVRKIIFDNYRCYRERQEIELSAGLTQILGENNAGKSSIIAALQAATRTSQYLPPQAERFRPDREAEVLVEIEFDEEDDSTIRMEMWRQVAAVERKSGRPLAEEISSKFSGMFCGEAVFPPKTNESEIRIRHSDGYHVYLGRTAIRFNGGEAVADTVHLAKAFRRTDSAEDLRASSGAFALGQDPRQWLNGVLMNAFVVLGEIRKRPETVAVDDGKGVRDALDGGALATLLYNLANGLRPGRQRLEAVEKEFSHFFPDLQFETMGSQGTPAQLMFYRAGSETPIPHQRIGMGVVEVLTILANLAHHEGKVLVLEEPGLHLHPQAQRRLRRTIRDAAERNQVLLITHDPGLIEESSLRFLYRIAPSVEGSSICRALVPETPGEQVMFERRFADPRYRELPFARAALLVEGPTETAFLCGIAPRIGMDLDAAGVSVIDVSGQSNYAPWIRFLEGLQIPYLCQRDQEGGGAPQQYLDRFRYWGAEFEELMVSAGQRELMESIQAEVGEGSKPRMAAVLAERIDEQAIPEIAREILREVCDLAAGGREP from the coding sequence ATGAGGGTCCGCAAGATCATTTTTGACAACTACCGGTGCTACCGGGAGAGGCAGGAGATCGAGCTTTCTGCGGGTTTGACGCAGATCCTCGGCGAAAACAACGCTGGAAAATCATCTATCATCGCGGCTCTGCAGGCGGCTACGAGGACCAGCCAATACCTGCCTCCACAGGCGGAGCGATTCCGTCCAGACCGAGAAGCAGAGGTTCTGGTGGAGATCGAGTTCGACGAAGAGGATGACAGCACGATCCGCATGGAGATGTGGAGGCAGGTTGCGGCGGTGGAGCGCAAGTCTGGCCGGCCGTTGGCCGAGGAGATTAGCTCAAAGTTCTCGGGGATGTTCTGTGGTGAAGCCGTCTTCCCGCCCAAGACCAATGAGTCGGAGATCAGGATACGCCATAGTGACGGGTACCACGTATACTTGGGTCGAACGGCCATCCGGTTCAACGGGGGAGAAGCGGTTGCAGATACCGTACACCTCGCGAAGGCCTTTCGTCGGACGGATTCTGCTGAGGACCTGAGGGCCTCCAGTGGGGCCTTCGCTCTGGGTCAAGATCCTCGACAGTGGCTGAACGGTGTTCTCATGAACGCGTTTGTGGTGCTGGGGGAGATCCGAAAACGCCCCGAAACGGTGGCTGTTGACGATGGGAAAGGTGTACGGGATGCCCTCGACGGGGGCGCCCTGGCCACCCTTCTGTACAACCTTGCAAATGGTTTGCGCCCAGGGCGACAGCGCCTAGAAGCGGTGGAGAAAGAGTTCTCGCACTTCTTTCCCGATCTGCAGTTTGAAACCATGGGGTCACAGGGGACCCCTGCCCAGCTGATGTTCTATCGGGCTGGCAGCGAAACGCCGATTCCTCACCAGAGAATCGGCATGGGCGTGGTCGAGGTGCTGACGATTCTGGCCAACCTGGCACACCATGAAGGGAAAGTGCTGGTGCTTGAGGAGCCTGGTTTGCACCTGCATCCGCAGGCACAGCGTCGCTTGCGTCGCACCATCAGGGATGCAGCGGAGCGGAACCAAGTGCTTCTAATAACGCACGATCCTGGGTTGATAGAGGAATCCAGTTTGCGCTTCCTGTATCGAATCGCTCCAAGCGTCGAGGGGTCCAGCATTTGCCGAGCCCTAGTGCCGGAGACGCCTGGGGAGCAAGTCATGTTCGAGCGTCGCTTCGCCGATCCTCGCTACCGAGAACTTCCGTTTGCGCGCGCGGCTCTTCTGGTAGAGGGCCCAACAGAGACAGCTTTCCTCTGCGGTATCGCCCCTAGAATCGGCATGGACCTGGATGCCGCAGGTGTGAGCGTGATCGATGTGTCTGGGCAGTCGAACTACGCTCCGTGGATCAGGTTTCTGGAGGGCCTCCAAATCCCCTACCTCTGTCAGCGCGACCAAGAAGGAGGCGGCGCTCCGCAGCAGTACCTGGACCGATTCAGGTACTGGGGAGCGGAGTTTGAGGAGTTGATGGTGTCAGCAGGTCAGCGCGAACTGATGGAGTCGATCCAGGCGGAGGTCGGAGAGGGCAGCAAGCCTCGAATGGCAGCTGTCCTTGCAGAGAGGATCGACGAGCAAGCGATTCCGGAAATAGCCCGCGAGATACTCAGAGAGGTCTGTGACCTGGCAGCGGGGGGGCGCGAGCCCTAG
- a CDS encoding restriction endonuclease subunit S — translation MSDEHHSLPGSWNWAAFADVAAVESDLVDPSGHPEKPHIAPNHIESGTGRLLPYRTVAEDGVTSPKHRFHAGQILYSKIRPYLAKAVLANFEGLCSADMYPVRGYIEAVFLHQWLISSMFTAQVSRSQGRTVLPKINQKALATKLVPVAPLNEQKRIVAKIESLQIRSEAAKEALDAIPPLLEKFRQSVLAAAFRGDLTKAWRAQNPDVEPASELLKRIRTERRTRWIEDAAEKARAKAEAKARSARKPWSDDDDSAVLEKERAKAAKKYREPEPVDREGLPELPDGWCWASVEETSDFVTDGEHATPKRTGSGVFLLSARNVRNGHLSLAKVDYISQETHRLLSKRLRVQKGDVLLSCSGTVGRSCTVDEGLRFSLVRSVAVVRPVLVDDHFESLAFRAPVLQSQMDRAKTQTAQSNLFQGKIKRLAMPLAPIAEQRVLVTKLNDMLEFIEIAEERSASLNRDLENLQQATLAKAFRGELVPQDPNDEPASVLLERIRAEREAQAPKKNARRKRNSKAEPRAEPFADQPKKGKATARRKPKTSKAPEQAPEELTQAAAMALIRKIATRAGHERDDLLRDLANALGYLRLGKNIKKALSGHVRAAVRRGILESEDGVYFLSAARLSDMEPEVLRKAIGSAMSKGRLYEREEVFRLVVEHLGFARLSQPSQKALKSALNSAIRRGEVERFDARRVRNGRQ, via the coding sequence ATGAGCGATGAGCACCACTCTCTACCTGGGTCGTGGAACTGGGCAGCATTCGCGGATGTGGCGGCGGTGGAGTCCGATCTGGTTGATCCTTCCGGCCATCCGGAGAAGCCGCATATTGCGCCGAACCACATCGAGTCGGGCACTGGCAGGCTTTTGCCCTACCGAACGGTTGCTGAGGATGGCGTAACCAGCCCGAAGCACAGGTTTCACGCCGGGCAGATCCTCTACTCGAAGATCCGGCCCTATCTGGCCAAGGCGGTCCTGGCGAACTTCGAGGGTCTGTGCAGCGCCGACATGTACCCGGTTAGGGGCTACATCGAAGCGGTGTTTCTCCATCAGTGGTTGATTTCGTCAATGTTCACCGCCCAGGTCTCAAGGAGCCAGGGCCGTACAGTCCTGCCGAAGATTAATCAGAAGGCGCTCGCAACGAAGTTGGTGCCAGTCGCCCCCCTCAACGAGCAGAAGCGCATCGTCGCCAAGATCGAGTCCCTACAGATTCGCTCCGAGGCCGCCAAAGAGGCACTCGACGCCATCCCGCCGCTGCTGGAGAAATTCCGCCAGTCGGTCCTGGCCGCAGCCTTTCGCGGCGACCTGACGAAGGCCTGGCGCGCCCAGAACCCCGACGTCGAGCCTGCCTCCGAGCTGCTCAAGCGCATCCGCACCGAGCGCCGCACCCGCTGGATCGAAGACGCCGCCGAGAAGGCCCGCGCCAAGGCCGAAGCCAAGGCAAGGAGCGCCCGGAAGCCCTGGTCCGATGATGACGATTCGGCCGTGCTGGAGAAGGAACGAGCCAAGGCAGCCAAGAAGTACCGGGAGCCGGAGCCCGTCGATAGAGAGGGGCTGCCTGAGCTGCCGGACGGGTGGTGCTGGGCAAGCGTTGAGGAGACCAGCGATTTCGTGACTGACGGTGAACACGCCACCCCGAAGCGAACCGGAAGCGGCGTGTTTCTGCTCTCCGCCAGGAATGTCCGAAACGGGCACTTGAGCCTCGCGAAAGTAGATTACATCTCGCAGGAGACTCATCGCCTCCTTTCGAAGCGTCTAAGGGTTCAGAAAGGCGACGTTCTTCTTTCCTGTTCGGGCACTGTGGGTAGATCCTGCACCGTCGACGAAGGTCTACGGTTCTCGCTCGTTCGGAGCGTTGCTGTAGTTCGACCGGTTCTCGTTGATGACCACTTCGAGTCGCTGGCTTTTCGGGCACCGGTGCTCCAATCGCAGATGGACCGAGCGAAGACTCAGACGGCGCAGAGCAACCTCTTCCAGGGAAAGATCAAGCGTCTCGCGATGCCTTTGGCTCCAATCGCCGAACAGCGAGTGCTCGTCACGAAACTCAACGACATGCTTGAGTTCATTGAGATAGCAGAAGAGCGATCTGCCTCTCTCAATAGGGACTTGGAAAACCTCCAGCAGGCGACTCTCGCTAAGGCCTTCCGTGGTGAACTCGTCCCCCAGGACCCGAACGACGAGCCCGCCAGCGTGCTGCTGGAACGAATCAGGGCCGAGCGAGAGGCGCAGGCGCCGAAGAAGAATGCTCGGCGCAAGCGCAACTCGAAGGCCGAGCCACGAGCCGAGCCTTTCGCCGACCAGCCGAAGAAGGGCAAGGCTACTGCGAGGCGGAAGCCCAAGACATCGAAGGCGCCTGAGCAGGCGCCTGAGGAGCTGACCCAGGCCGCAGCGATGGCGCTCATCCGAAAGATCGCGACCCGCGCAGGGCATGAGCGGGACGATCTGCTGCGGGACCTGGCCAATGCGCTCGGCTACCTGCGCCTGGGCAAGAACATCAAGAAGGCCCTATCCGGCCACGTTCGTGCCGCCGTCCGTCGAGGAATCCTGGAGAGCGAAGACGGCGTCTACTTCCTGTCGGCGGCCCGGCTGTCGGACATGGAGCCAGAGGTGCTGCGGAAAGCCATCGGCTCGGCGATGTCCAAGGGGCGCCTCTACGAGCGCGAAGAGGTCTTCCGCCTGGTGGTCGAGCACCTCGGCTTCGCTCGGCTTTCGCAACCGTCGCAGAAGGCTCTCAAGAGTGCACTCAACTCCGCCATTCGTCGTGGCGAGGTCGAAAGGTTTGATGCACGGAGAGTGCGAAATGGGAGGCAGTAG
- a CDS encoding N-6 DNA methylase, which translates to MTNTHDIVAKLWNLCHVLRDDGITYHEYVTELTYLLFLKMAQETGTEKSLPKGWRWSDLISKDGTEQLTFYRELLIHLGTEVSGKIQAIYANANTSLRQPRNLAKLVSSIDSLDWYSARQEGLGDLYEGLLEKNANEKKSGAGQYFTPRPLIEAMVDIIKPQASERVSDPAAGTLGFIIAADRHVKAATDDLFDLSEAEQVFQRKEAYYAIELVPDTQRLALMNALLHDIDCDILLGDSLSPLGSGVPRSDVILTNPPFGTKKGGGKPTRDDFTFPTSNKQLAFLQHIYRNLKPGGRAAVVLPDNVLFEDKTGQQIRSDLMDKCNLHTILRLPTGIFYAQGVKTNVLFLQRGEKKDTGNTKAVWIYDLRANMPSFGKRTPFTREHLQPFVDAYGKDPNGGSKRKDEGEEGRFRKFDREFIAKRGDNLDITWLRDESVDRAEDLPEPDEVAAEILVHLQTATEEMQALMEMLDPNGNGVTAEVAE; encoded by the coding sequence ATGACCAACACGCACGACATCGTCGCGAAGCTCTGGAATCTCTGCCATGTGCTGCGCGACGACGGCATCACCTACCACGAGTACGTCACCGAACTGACCTACCTGCTCTTCCTCAAGATGGCCCAGGAGACGGGCACCGAGAAGAGCCTGCCCAAGGGCTGGCGTTGGAGTGACCTGATCTCGAAGGACGGCACCGAGCAGCTGACCTTCTACCGTGAGCTGCTCATCCACCTGGGCACGGAGGTGAGCGGCAAGATCCAGGCGATCTACGCGAACGCCAACACCTCCCTGCGCCAGCCGCGAAACCTCGCCAAGCTCGTCAGCAGCATCGACTCTCTCGACTGGTACAGCGCCCGCCAGGAGGGCCTCGGCGACCTCTACGAGGGTCTGCTGGAAAAAAACGCGAACGAGAAGAAGTCCGGGGCGGGCCAGTACTTCACGCCCCGGCCGCTCATCGAGGCGATGGTGGACATCATCAAGCCCCAGGCGAGCGAGAGAGTCTCGGACCCGGCGGCCGGAACCCTGGGCTTCATCATCGCCGCCGACCGGCACGTCAAGGCGGCCACGGACGATCTCTTCGACCTCTCGGAGGCCGAGCAGGTCTTCCAGCGCAAGGAGGCTTACTACGCCATCGAGCTAGTCCCCGACACGCAGCGTCTCGCGCTGATGAACGCGCTGCTGCACGACATCGACTGCGACATCCTGCTCGGGGACTCGCTCTCTCCCCTCGGCTCCGGCGTACCGAGGTCGGACGTCATCCTGACGAACCCTCCCTTTGGCACCAAGAAGGGCGGCGGCAAGCCCACCCGGGACGACTTCACCTTCCCGACCAGCAACAAACAGCTGGCATTCCTGCAGCACATCTATCGGAACCTGAAGCCGGGCGGCCGGGCCGCCGTGGTGCTTCCGGACAACGTGCTCTTCGAGGACAAGACCGGCCAGCAGATCCGCTCGGACCTGATGGACAAGTGCAACCTGCACACGATCCTGCGGCTACCGACCGGCATCTTCTACGCCCAGGGTGTGAAGACCAACGTGCTCTTCCTTCAGCGGGGCGAGAAGAAGGACACCGGCAACACCAAGGCGGTGTGGATCTACGACCTGCGCGCGAACATGCCCTCCTTCGGCAAGCGCACGCCCTTCACGAGGGAGCACCTGCAGCCCTTCGTCGATGCCTACGGCAAGGACCCGAATGGCGGCTCGAAGCGCAAAGACGAGGGCGAGGAAGGGCGCTTCCGGAAGTTCGACCGGGAGTTCATCGCCAAGCGCGGCGACAATCTCGATATCACCTGGCTGCGGGACGAGTCGGTAGATCGGGCCGAGGACCTGCCCGAGCCCGACGAGGTCGCCGCCGAGATCCTCGTGCACCTGCAGACCGCGACCGAGGAGATGCAGGCGCTCATGGAGATGCTCGATCCGAATGGGAATGGAGTCACGGCTGAGGTCGCTGAATGA